In the genome of Raphanus sativus cultivar WK10039 chromosome 4, ASM80110v3, whole genome shotgun sequence, one region contains:
- the LOC108829654 gene encoding eukaryotic translation initiation factor 3 subunit E-like: MAESKENYDLTPRVAPNLDRHLVFPILEFLQERQLYPDEQILKFKIELLNKTNMVDYAMDIHKSLYHAEDAPQDMVERRAEVVARLKSLEEAAAPLVTFLLNPNAVQELRADKQYNLQMLKERYQIGPDQIEALYQYAKFQFECGNYSGAADYLYQYRTLCSNLERSLSALWGKLASEILMQNWDIALEELNRVKEIIDSKSFASPLNQVQNRIWLMHWGLYIFFNHDNGRTQIIDLFIQDKYMNAIQTSAPHLLRYLATAFIVNKRRRPQLKEFIKVIQQEHYSYKDPIVEFLACVFVNYDFDGAQKKMKECEEVIVNDPFLGKRVDDGNFSTVPLKDEFLENARLFIFETYCRIHQRIDMGVLAEKLNLNYEEAERWIVNLIRTSKLDAKIDSESGTVIMEPTQPNVHEQLVNHTKALSGRTYKLVTQLLEHSQGQAAR, encoded by the exons atggcggAAAGCAAAGAGAACTACGACCTAACCCCTCGAGTAGCTCCCAACCTAGACCGTCACCTGGTGTTCCCCATACTCGAGTTCCTTCAAGAGCGTCAGCTTTACCCCGACGAGCAGATCCTCAAGTTCAAGATCGAGCTTTTGAACAAGACCAACATGGTCGATTACGCCATGGATATCCACAAGAGTCTTTACCACGCCGAAGACGCTCCTCAAG ATATGGTGGAGAGGAGAGCTGAGGTTGTGGCGAGGCTTAAGTCTCTTGAGGAGGCGGCTGCACCGCTTGTGACGTTCCTTTTGAACCCTAATGCTGTTCAGGAGCTAAGGGCTGATAAGCAGTACAATCTCCAGATGCTCAAGGAACGTTATCAG ATTGGTCCAGACCAGATAGAGGCGTTGTATCAGTACGCTAAGTTCCAGTTTGAATGTGGGAACTACTCGGGCGCTGCTGATTACCTCTACCAGTACAGGACCCTTTGCTCTAACCTCGAGAGAAGTCTTAGCGCCTTGTGGGGAAAGCTCGCTTCCGAGATTCTGATGCAGAACTGGGACATTGCTCTTGAAGAGCTCAATCGTGTTAAAGAAATTATTGACTCTAAG AGTTTTGCATCGCCGTTAAACCAAGTGCAGAACAGGATCTGGTTGATGCATTGGGGTCTCTATATCTTCTTTAACCATGATAACGGAAGGACACAGATCATTGATCTTTTTATCCAGGACAA gtATATGAATGCCATACAAACTAGTGCTCCACACTTGCTGCGTTACTTGGCAACTGCTTTCATTGTCAACAAAAGGAGAAGGCCTCAGCTGAAAGAATTCATCAAGGTCATTCAACAAGAACACTACTCCTACAAGGATCCCATTGTGGAGTTCCTGGCATGTGTGTTTGTCAATTATGACTTTGACGGAGctcagaagaagatgaaagagtgTGAAGAG GTCATTGTGAATGATCCATTCCTTGGAAAGCGAGTTGATGATGGGAACTTTTCAACTGTGCCGCTGAAAGATGAGTTTCTTGAAAATGCCCGCCTGTTTATCTTCGAAACGTATTGCAGAATTCATCAGAGAATCGACATGGG GGTGCTTGCTGAGAAACTGAACCTGAACTATGAGGAGGCAGAGAGATGGATTGTGAACCTTATCCGTACCTCAAAGCTTGATGCCAAGATTGATTCCGAGTCAGGAACCGTTATAATGGAGCCTACTCAGCCCAACGT GCATGAGCAGTTGGTTAACCACACCAAAGCCTTGTCAGGAAGGACTTACAAGTTAGTGACTCAGCTCTTAGAACACTCACAGGGGCAAGCAGCTCGGTAA
- the LOC130511425 gene encoding glutathione S-transferase T3-like — MAYNTHPSNFVDLLNSQQDTVFELGEDTVFGTQQSEEHPNVGDTPSGRKERRTWTHTDDIVLISSWLNTSKDPLVGNEQRSDSFWKRIAAYFAASPKIGVGEEREHGNCKQRWHMINDQVSKFCGTYEKATRLKTSGQNDNDVLKASHEIFLNNYKKKFTLEHAWKELRYDQKWCSLSTSKTDRSSKRRKCDEGAQSSASHASETNTGEPDVNIRPPGVKAAKGYGKKTKAGKVLAEYQGMWEIKKEELTIKANTTKMKLLERLFAKPEPLTESEEVVKNKLINELFN; from the coding sequence ATGGCTTATAACACACACCCATCAAATTTTGTTGACCTTCTCAATAGTCAACAAGATACTGTGTTTGAGTTAGGAGAAGATACTGTGTTTGGCACACAGCAAAGCGAGGAGCATCCAAACGTTGGTGACACTCCTTCAGGGCGTAAAGAACGAAGAACATGGACGCATACAGATGACATAGTCCTCATCAGCTCTTGGCTAAACACGTCAAAAGATCCCTTAGTAGGCAATGAGCAACGTTCTGATTCTTTTTGGAAAAGAATTGCCGCTTACTTTGCGGCAAGCCCGAAGATTGGAGTGGGTGAAGAGAGGGAGCATGGTAACTGTAAGCAAAGGTGGCACATGATCAATGATCAGGTTAGCAAGTTCTGTGGCACGTATGAGAAAGCCACCAGGCTCAAAACTAGCGGCCAAAACGACAATGATGTTCTCAAGGCATCTCATGAGATCTTCTTAAACAACTATAAGAAGAAATTTACACTTGAACATGCGTGGAAGGAGCTTAGATATGATCAGAAATGGTGTAGCCTGAGCACTTCCAAAACGGACAGAAGCTCTAAAAGGAGGAAGTGTGATGAAGGTGCACAATCCTCAGCCTCTCACGCCTCTGAAACCAATACTGGTGAACCTGATGTTAACATTCGCCCCCCGGGTGTTAAGGCTGCAAAGGGGTATGGTAAGAAGACTAAGGCGGGGAAGGTACTGGCTGAGTATCAGGGTATGTGGGAAATCAAGAAAGAGGAATTGACTATCAAAGCAAACACGACGAAAATGAAGCTACTTGAAAGGCTATTTGCAAAACCTGAACCGCTTACTGAGAGTGAAGAAGTTGTGAAGAACAAGCTCATCAATGAGTTGTTTAATTAG
- the LOC108829656 gene encoding glucan endo-1,3-beta-glucosidase codes for MVRFKHIKKKTQYYCMKMSGVRMLALSPMLMLLLSLLIASFFDTTAGQIGVCFGQLGNNLPKPPEVVALYKQYSIPRMRMYGPNPEALNALRGSNIEFILDVPNSDIKRLADSQADANTWVRDNVQRYNDVRFKYISVGNELNPGEQGAVALFQAIQNIDRALSAVGLSNIKVSTTTYLGAFTDTYPPSRGRFKDEYRNFLQPVIGFLVNKRSPLLVNIYTYFGFKNGDVSLRFALLQPNSNNEFNDPNNQLHYQNLFDANLDSVYAALEKSGGGSLEVVVSESGWPTQGGPGASVPNAEAYVNNLRLSVQNGSPKRRGRPIETYIFAMFDENEKSGDATERYFGVFNPTTRQLKYGVKFN; via the exons ATGGTACGattcaaacatataaaaaaaaaaacacagtatTATTGCATGAAAATGTCTGGGGTTAGGATGTTAGCATTATCACCAATGTTGATGTTACTTCTCAGCCTTCTGATAGCTTCCTTCTTCGACACCACAG CTGGACAAATCGGAGTATGCTTCGGGCAGTTGGGAAATAACCTACCAAAGCCACCGGAAGTTGTGGCTTTGTACAAGCAGTACAGCATCCCGCGAATGCGGATGTACGGTCCCAATCCTGAAGCTCTCAACGCTCTCCGTGGCTCCAACATCGAGTTCATCCTCGACGTTCCCAATAGCGACATAAAACGTCTCGCAGATAGCCAAGCGGATGCCAACACATGGGTCCGAGACAACGTCCAGAGGTACAACGATGTCAGATTCAAGTACATATCGGTCGGAAACGAGCTGAACCCAGGAGAACAGGGGGCGGTGGCTCTCTTCCAGGCTATCCAGAACATTGATAGAGCGCTTTCCGCAGTAGGCCTCAGCAATATCAAGGTCTCTACGACTACATACTTGGGAGCCTTCACGGACACGTATCCTCCTTCGCGCGGACGATTCAAGGATGAGTATAGAAACTTCCTCCAACCGGTGATAGGTTTCTTGGTGAACAAGCGATCTCCTCTGCTCGTCAATATCTACACTTACTTCGGCTTCAAGAACGGCGACGTCTCTCTAAGATTCGCTCTGTTGCAACCGAATAGTAATAATGAATTCAATGACCCCAACAACCAGCTCCATTACCAAAACCTCTTCGATGCCAATCTCGACTCAGTTTACGCTGCATTGGAGAAATCGGGCGGGGGATCGTTGGAAGTGGTGGTGTCGGAGAGCGGTTGGCCCACGCAGGGAGGACCCGGGGCAAGTGTGCCGAATGCGGAGGCTTATGTTAACAATTTGAGACTAAGTGTGCAGAATGGATCTCCTAAAAGGCGAGGAAGACCTATAGAAACTTACATATTCGCCATGTTCGATGAGAATGAGAAGTCGGGTGATGCGACTGAGAGGTACTTTGGGGTGTTTAATCCTACTACTAGACAGCTTAAATATGGTGTTAAGTTCAACTAA